One window of Desulfarculus baarsii DSM 2075 genomic DNA carries:
- the nifH gene encoding nitrogenase iron protein produces the protein MRKIAIYGKGGIGKSTTTQNTVAGLAEMGKKVMVVGCDPKADSTRLLLGGLAQRSVLDTLREEGEEVDLADIRRGGFGGTWCVESGGPEPGVGCAGRGIITSINMLESLGAYEASEKLDYAFYDVLGDVVCGGFAMPIRDGKAEEIYIVCSGEMMAMYAANNICKGIRKYAESGTVRLGGLICNSRNVDNEKEMIQELAKMIGTQMIYFVPRDNDVQRAEINRKTVIEWNPEAPQAQHYRNLAQAIDGNQMFVVPNPLAIEQLEQLLLDFGLLAA, from the coding sequence GTGCGCAAGATAGCGATTTACGGCAAGGGCGGCATCGGCAAGTCGACCACCACCCAGAACACGGTGGCCGGCTTGGCCGAAATGGGCAAGAAGGTCATGGTCGTCGGCTGCGACCCCAAGGCCGACTCCACCCGGCTGCTGCTGGGCGGCCTGGCCCAGCGTTCGGTTTTGGACACTCTGCGCGAGGAAGGCGAGGAGGTCGATCTGGCCGACATCAGGCGTGGCGGCTTCGGCGGCACCTGGTGCGTGGAGTCCGGCGGGCCCGAGCCCGGCGTGGGCTGCGCCGGCCGGGGCATCATCACCTCCATCAACATGCTCGAATCCCTGGGCGCCTACGAGGCGTCCGAAAAGCTCGACTACGCCTTTTACGACGTGTTGGGCGACGTGGTCTGCGGCGGCTTCGCCATGCCCATCCGCGACGGCAAGGCCGAGGAGATCTACATCGTCTGCTCCGGTGAGATGATGGCCATGTACGCGGCCAACAACATCTGCAAGGGCATCCGCAAGTACGCCGAATCGGGCACGGTGCGCCTGGGCGGGCTGATCTGCAACAGCCGCAACGTCGACAACGAAAAGGAGATGATCCAGGAGCTGGCCAAGATGATCGGCACGCAGATGATCTACTTCGTGCCCCGCGACAACGACGTGCAGCGCGCCGAGATCAACCGCAAGACCGTCATCGAGTGGAACCCCGAGGCCCCCCAGGCCCAGCACTATCGCAACCTGGCCCAGGCCATCGACGGCAACCAGATGTTCGTCGTGCCCAACCCCCTGGCGATCGAACAGCTCGAACAGCTGTTGCTCGATTTCGGCCTGCTGGCGGCCTGA